Below is a genomic region from Carassius auratus strain Wakin chromosome 2, ASM336829v1, whole genome shotgun sequence.
GCGGCACCCATCGGTGTGTTCTCCAGGACGCTCCTGAAGTCCTCGATCCTCCACACGTGTTCAGGACAGCTGGTCTCTGAGAGGTTGATGTCGTCCAGCGAGAGTCCGCCGGTGTTCCCGCTCCCTTTGATTCCTTCAAAAACCACTCGGAACTTTCTGGAGACGTTCAGGCTGACGTGATGGAGCTGCCACTGGTCACCAGGAGGAGCTTTCAGATCAAAACAGACTCGTTTATATCTGATTTATTATCATATAGCAGTCACCTTTTAAAGAAAGTCTGATATTCATTAATCCAAAAACTGATGGAGTGTCCCTCAAACACTCTGTAGATCAACACCCGTACCTTTAACCTCATGGATGAGCCGCAGGACCCCGTCTGGGTTTGTCGTGTCGTACTCTCGTGTCCAGATCCTCAGCCGGTCATTAGTGTGACCGCTGTTATAGAGGAAGAACTGCAGACACTGGAATCCCCGTCTGGGATAGAGAACCCTGCTCTCCAGCAGAGCCCTGTTCCCCTGCGGCCCGCTCGCTGTGCTGAAGTGCATGAAGTAACCCTTTCCTGAAGACAGAGTCGATAGCCAATGTTTAATCCAAATTATAGACACAAAACAACATTGGTGCATTCGAGTCCACCAGAGACGTTCATATTCACAAGTTGGGAAGTCGTAATTATGACATCTGGTGCATACAGATCTTATTAGTCGAGGAAAATGGCAGTCTATCTTtactaaataacatttttttttatattgtaactctaaaatctaaaaatatctacaaaataatgaacaaaaaatatgCATCAGATGTGTTACATATATATTCTGTGGTAAATGTACAATACTGTGTTGTTTTGTATACGTGACTTAAATTgcaaatggaaaaagaaaaagtgctgttttctgtttgtttgaagTGAATGCAAACTAAAAGGACTAAAAACACCATAACAGCATTAGAAAAGTATATATGATGGTGTGTGTATGCATCAATAACACcacaataatgttttaaatgacaCGAGTGTGAGTTAATTATGACAGGAACTTCATTTTTTCACTCAAACAGAAAGGATGTAACTTTATAAACGCTGAAACTCCAGGACACTTGCCGTCACAGCGTCCCATGTTGGTGTAGTCGGTGTCTGGTCCTCCTGCGGCTTTGGAAACACGCTGCCAGTTTGTGTTGTCTTCATTCCCACGGCTCTGGATCATTCCACAGATGTTCTCCGACTCAAAGTCACAGGAGTCCAGAAATGTCGAGGAGCTGGCTGTGAAATAACCACACtttaaacactcacacactcttctgTATGATGAGATAGTCATTGCACTCGACCAATGCTGACTCGTTATCATTAAGAAAGCCCCTCCCACTAAATTAGAATCCAATCAAATCCCCAGCCCTGACTGTGGCATGAACGAAACATCACATCTGAATTGGTCAAGTGTTTTGGGAATATGTAGAGGGTGTGTAAGAGCTTCACAGCAGTTGTAGAGTCGGTTGAGTTTGAGCAGGTCGCTGTCGCTGAACTCCATGCGCTGACCAATCACGTCGCTGAAGGCCGGGATCCTGGGGACGATGGTGGGCTCCGAGCCCTTCTGGAAGGCTTTCTTGCTGTAATGCATCATGGATCCGTAGTCGTAGGGAACGTTCAGGGCACTGGATGTGCTGTCGTTGTATTTGTTGAAGTTATGCTCCTTGCCTGTGAAATTAATGTGAACAAGtcataaaaacatcagaataattcacatcactccagtccatcagtgaacatctggagaagacaaaagatgaaacacatccagcattaagatgcttttatcagactctcattctgacggcacccattcactgcagagcatccactgatgagacactgatgcagtgctagatttctacaaacctgatgaagacacacactcctcctgatctGGGATGGACTGAGGATGaacacattttctgcagtttctCAGGTCTTTGTTCTTGTGTCAGAGTACCTTCAGTAATGCGGTCCCAGATGATGGAGACGTAGTCGTCTCGGTCGGAGCGTGACTGCTCGTGCCAGAAGCCTAACGCGTGGAGAAACTCATGCTCTATGGTGGCGATACGATCACATCCACCGCCGATGGACAGCCGCTGTTTGCCAACACGCCGGTTCCCCACCGATGAGAAGcatctgctcacacacacacagagagacagagggggATTCTTTGTGTATTCACATATTTACCTGCACATCAACCAACCAATCAGTGTGCAGCATCCCCACAGTATCAGCAGATGTGTCGCAGCTCACCCGTCGCCTTTAAACACAGAGATGTAGTTTTCTTCTCCACTCCAGGGTTTGAAGTCGATGCATGACTTCAGCCGATACTGTTCAAACGCCTTCAGGATCACACCTTTTGCATTAATATCTGTCCGTAGAGAATATGGTACGTTAGGGGTTAATCAGTCATGCACAGGATTTGACTAACAGCacaaaattacatgttaaaatatatatatatagtttccgACTGAAGATACTCACCCAAATCATCCTCGAGGTAATAAGGAATCACTTTTGGCCATCTGTATTCATCTCCGATTATAGAGTTCCTCCCCAAACTCTGTGACAGAAACAGGACACGATTCGAGCGGATTCGACTGCTATCAACAGCACATCATCTCTTACCTCATCATGTACAATATCTCCCTCCAGAAGAT
It encodes:
- the mep1bb gene encoding meprin A subunit beta, yielding MGPGATAHALVFLTHFFFLLSCQCRCEAARRVIEYNVDGGKEDLFDINEEAALDLLEGDIVHDESLGRNSIIGDEYRWPKVIPYYLEDDLDINAKGVILKAFEQYRLKSCIDFKPWSGEENYISVFKGDGCFSSVGNRRVGKQRLSIGGGCDRIATIEHEFLHALGFWHEQSRSDRDDYVSIIWDRITEGKEHNFNKYNDSTSSALNVPYDYGSMMHYSKKAFQKGSEPTIVPRIPAFSDVIGQRMEFSDSDLLKLNRLYNCSSSSTFLDSCDFESENICGMIQSRGNEDNTNWQRVSKAAGGPDTDYTNMGRCDGKGYFMHFSTASGPQGNRALLESRVLYPRRGFQCLQFFLYNSGHTNDRLRIWTREYDTTNPDGVLRLIHEVKAPPGDQWQLHHVSLNVSRKFRVVFEGIKGSGNTGGLSLDDINLSETSCPEHVWRIEDFRSVLENTPMGAAIYSPRFTSKDGYSFQMGLYPNGSAGSPGELGAYAHLTSGAGALEDGLLWPAPWKQMTMMLMDQNADIRRRMSNQRSVTTDPSMTLEGTEDFFWDDPRKVGVKVTGDDGTEYFRGPGAGTPVFLTQARALSRDFIKGGDAIFLLTMEDISHLVASQPLPSTTSSPPNSTSSVTRDPDGSVTPVTPSAAPDPCVSVRCENDGVCVLDDAAQAVCRCVVGQDWWHYGDRCQYKSSTQSSVLTAVLASVVVFVLMLMLTVVSVFCVKKQQRKVQREGEGITMKNMHSFT